CAGCTTGTTCAGCACGCTCTGGTATTCAGTGCCGATTTTTAGTTGGCTGATCTTTTCGCGGTTTTCTCTTTGTTCTTTCTTCCAGCTGTGGTGACCGTTATATTCGCCATCTGTGACCGCAACGACACAGCCTGTCAGTGCGGTTGAACTTAAAAGCGCAGTTGCGAGTAGTAGTTTTTTCATTTTTATATCCCAGGCTTAGCCGTCTTTATTTTCTTTGAATTATAGTTAGCAAAGAGTTTGCCATATTTTAAATTATTATAAATCAATATCTTACACTTTGCGACAAAGTGGTAACTAATATATGGCACTAAATTTTGAATAA
The Pseudoalteromonas viridis DNA segment above includes these coding regions:
- a CDS encoding DUF3192 domain-containing protein; the protein is MKKLLLATALLSSTALTGCVVAVTDGEYNGHHSWKKEQRENREKISQLKIGTEYQSVLNKLGTPEYTDMVSKGDTVYQVLYFATNSKHSDGVVTKDECTPLLFKDSKLVGFGDTALAHLL